One stretch of Roseimicrobium sp. ORNL1 DNA includes these proteins:
- a CDS encoding sensor histidine kinase, which translates to MPVPVWPPSSFSRIAFAKVLLWSLAVFCLPLGAQSPVQTLTTARDISAHVTPKDGDPPPVSLDAVVTFMDPGNTIFLQDDTGVTFIRAAKSNPRPAIGTRLRVKGVTHSGLIIGGIKPETIEFLGRYEPPPAPREITQDDLASGRYHYHYVTLSGVGRSLHRVGENAFTLRLLTGAKVVEVRFDEVPTELPPWVDAELRIKGLAAGDINDRRELVAPYIRVRSIDDVELLKRPPTEAFKSPPLPLPELQRAIPNAHRVKIQGVALSAPVAGGLFLRQGDESVFVQTDDTGIKAGDVVEALGFPEMGVFSAHLTEAECRVVGSEPVPQPTVENPGGLQDGRDADLITTEVQVAQRIDRDHGTELVTQAGPVSIEVTSPTVLPREVQSGALLRVTGLSRVTATRSDGYRAKPTAYRLWPRGPEDVVILRSTPWWNSERIGLAFAALVALALLALIWIALLRRQVSRQFAVIEAKAQREAIMEERQRIAREFHDTLEQELAGLSLRLDAALPRVTDEKAHGLLDQQRRLLGRLQTDTRDFVWDLRDASRQDAPLDAALRSLMEHLQVNTAVPLKFESNITELKVPPLVQHHLLRITREAVNNALKYAQARNVSVSLASDPSTNSLNLVITDDGKGFDPSVARALDGHFGIRGMQERTKKMGADLEVVSAEGAGTKVKVGIKGVV; encoded by the coding sequence ATGCCTGTGCCCGTCTGGCCGCCTTCTTCCTTCAGCCGCATCGCGTTTGCGAAGGTGCTGCTGTGGAGTCTAGCGGTCTTTTGCCTTCCTCTCGGGGCGCAGTCACCGGTGCAGACGCTCACCACGGCGCGTGACATTTCGGCGCACGTGACACCCAAGGACGGCGACCCACCGCCGGTGTCCCTGGATGCAGTGGTGACCTTCATGGATCCGGGAAACACCATCTTCCTCCAAGATGATACAGGGGTGACCTTCATCCGTGCGGCGAAGTCCAATCCGCGACCGGCCATTGGCACGCGCCTTCGGGTAAAGGGAGTCACTCACAGCGGTCTCATCATTGGCGGCATCAAGCCTGAAACCATCGAGTTTCTGGGACGGTATGAGCCACCGCCGGCGCCGCGGGAGATTACGCAGGATGACCTGGCCTCCGGAAGATACCACTATCACTACGTGACGCTTTCCGGCGTTGGACGCTCGCTGCATCGTGTGGGGGAAAACGCCTTCACCCTGCGGCTGCTGACCGGCGCGAAAGTGGTCGAGGTGCGGTTCGATGAAGTTCCCACGGAACTCCCGCCCTGGGTGGATGCGGAACTGCGCATCAAAGGCTTGGCGGCGGGCGATATCAATGATCGGCGAGAACTGGTCGCGCCCTACATCCGCGTGCGCAGCATCGATGATGTAGAACTGCTCAAGCGGCCACCGACGGAGGCCTTCAAGTCGCCTCCCCTTCCCCTGCCCGAGTTGCAGCGTGCCATCCCCAATGCACATCGGGTGAAGATTCAGGGTGTGGCGCTGAGCGCCCCGGTCGCCGGTGGTCTCTTCCTGCGTCAGGGGGATGAGAGTGTCTTCGTCCAGACGGATGACACGGGCATCAAGGCGGGTGATGTGGTGGAGGCTCTGGGATTTCCTGAGATGGGTGTCTTCAGCGCGCATCTGACCGAGGCGGAGTGCCGTGTGGTAGGCAGCGAGCCTGTTCCCCAGCCCACGGTGGAAAACCCGGGTGGCCTGCAGGATGGACGAGATGCGGACTTGATTACGACAGAGGTGCAGGTCGCACAGCGTATCGACCGCGATCACGGCACGGAGCTTGTCACCCAGGCTGGGCCGGTAAGCATCGAGGTCACCTCACCCACGGTCCTGCCACGGGAGGTGCAGAGCGGCGCTCTGCTGCGCGTGACCGGGCTGAGCCGCGTGACCGCCACCCGCAGCGACGGTTATCGGGCGAAGCCCACCGCGTATCGACTGTGGCCACGCGGTCCGGAGGATGTGGTCATCCTCCGCAGCACTCCGTGGTGGAACTCCGAGCGCATCGGCCTGGCTTTTGCCGCTCTGGTGGCGCTGGCGCTACTCGCATTGATTTGGATCGCGCTGCTGCGTCGGCAGGTCTCGCGGCAGTTCGCGGTCATCGAGGCGAAGGCCCAGCGTGAGGCCATCATGGAAGAACGCCAGCGCATCGCGCGCGAGTTTCATGACACCCTGGAGCAGGAGCTTGCAGGGCTATCCTTGCGACTGGATGCCGCGCTGCCTCGCGTGACGGATGAAAAGGCGCACGGCCTGCTGGATCAGCAGCGGCGTTTGCTGGGAAGGTTGCAGACGGACACGCGCGATTTTGTATGGGACCTCCGTGATGCCTCGCGACAAGATGCGCCGCTGGATGCGGCGTTGCGCTCGCTGATGGAGCACTTGCAGGTGAACACGGCGGTACCCTTGAAGTTTGAGAGTAATATCACTGAGTTAAAGGTGCCGCCGCTGGTGCAGCATCATCTCCTGCGCATCACGCGTGAGGCGGTGAATAATGCGCTGAAGTATGCTCAAGCAAGGAATGTGTCTGTTTCGCTGGCTTCAGATCCCAGCACCAACTCGCTAAACCTTGTCATCACCGATGATGGAAAAGGATTCGACCCTTCTGTAGCACGAGCACTGGATGGGCACTTCGGAATTCGCGGGATGCAGGAGCGAACAAAGAAGATGGGCGCAGATCTGGAGGTAGTGAGTGCGGAGGGTGCAGGGACAAAAGTAAAGGTGGGGATCAAAGGAGTAGTGTAG
- a CDS encoding GlsB/YeaQ/YmgE family stress response membrane protein codes for MGEFLWTLIIGLVVGAIAKFLTPGRDPGGCIITMLLGIAGAFVAGFLGRQLGWYAPNEPAGFLASVVGAILILLLFRLISGKKGPAA; via the coding sequence ATGGGCGAATTCCTCTGGACACTCATCATCGGCCTCGTTGTCGGGGCCATCGCCAAGTTCCTCACCCCGGGGCGTGATCCGGGTGGCTGCATCATCACCATGCTGCTGGGCATCGCGGGTGCCTTTGTCGCCGGTTTCCTTGGTCGTCAACTGGGCTGGTATGCGCCCAATGAGCCCGCCGGGTTCCTTGCCTCGGTCGTGGGCGCGATTCTGATTCTACTGCTCTTCCGTCTCATCTCTGGAAAGAAAGGCCCTGCCGCCTAG
- a CDS encoding alkaline phosphatase family protein, whose product MRCSFLYILITFGAVLSGPIRSSQGADSDRHVILISVDGMAHYYFDDPKAEMPTIRRLAAEGARAKQMTTSLPTVTWPNHTTLVTGVHAGKHGVIGNDFFDRKEQKVVAYIPDPVFNKDEIVKTPTIYDVAHDAGLSTAGVCWPASRGAKTWNWTIPDVFEQATFEQYSTPSLLAECREAGIPYEKQNEWCKLGTAGKPMRDWLYANVATHIIRKHKPGLMCLHYMSVDGLQHGYGSKTPEAYWAINDSDNRVRQIVEAVEEAGLKDKTTFVVTADHGFITYKKRIQPNVLLKKEGLIKAALGNKVTERRVWCHAQGVAYIYVLDQANREALLKDITPKLAAMEGIEEVIEEKDFAKYGLETAAKDPRMPDLILSPKDGYVIGADVGGDEVVVSAGEAKGAHGYSPANPLMDASFVISGAGIKKGVVLDKIANIDVAPTIAKLLGVEIKGADGRVLTEVLK is encoded by the coding sequence ATGCGTTGCAGCTTCCTCTACATCCTCATCACCTTTGGCGCCGTCCTCTCCGGCCCAATCCGTTCTTCCCAAGGCGCCGACTCAGACAGGCACGTCATCCTCATCAGTGTGGATGGCATGGCGCACTACTACTTCGACGACCCAAAGGCCGAGATGCCGACCATCCGGCGCCTGGCGGCTGAGGGAGCGCGAGCGAAGCAGATGACCACTTCACTGCCCACGGTCACCTGGCCGAATCACACCACCCTTGTCACCGGGGTGCATGCAGGGAAGCACGGCGTGATTGGAAATGACTTCTTCGACCGCAAGGAGCAGAAGGTCGTGGCCTACATTCCCGACCCGGTGTTCAACAAGGACGAAATCGTCAAGACGCCCACCATCTACGACGTGGCTCATGACGCGGGCCTGAGCACTGCCGGCGTCTGCTGGCCCGCCTCTCGTGGGGCGAAGACCTGGAACTGGACCATCCCGGATGTATTCGAGCAGGCGACCTTTGAGCAATACAGCACACCTTCCCTCCTGGCCGAGTGCCGGGAAGCAGGCATCCCCTACGAGAAGCAAAATGAATGGTGCAAGCTCGGCACTGCTGGCAAGCCCATGCGCGACTGGCTGTATGCCAATGTCGCCACCCACATCATCCGTAAACACAAGCCGGGACTCATGTGCCTGCATTACATGAGCGTGGATGGTCTCCAGCACGGTTACGGCAGCAAGACTCCCGAAGCCTATTGGGCCATCAATGACTCGGACAACCGTGTGCGCCAGATCGTGGAGGCCGTGGAAGAGGCGGGCCTGAAAGACAAGACCACCTTCGTGGTCACGGCGGACCACGGCTTCATCACCTACAAGAAGCGCATCCAGCCGAATGTCCTGCTGAAGAAGGAAGGTCTCATCAAGGCCGCGCTGGGGAACAAGGTCACCGAACGCCGCGTCTGGTGCCATGCTCAGGGCGTGGCCTACATCTACGTCTTGGATCAAGCGAACCGTGAAGCCCTCTTGAAGGACATCACTCCGAAACTCGCCGCCATGGAGGGCATCGAGGAAGTGATTGAAGAAAAGGACTTCGCCAAGTACGGCCTGGAAACTGCGGCCAAGGACCCACGCATGCCGGACCTCATTCTCTCGCCGAAGGACGGTTATGTCATCGGTGCCGATGTCGGCGGTGATGAAGTAGTAGTCTCCGCAGGAGAGGCCAAGGGCGCACACGGCTACTCCCCGGCAAATCCCCTCATGGATGCCAGCTTTGTCATCAGCGGCGCAGGCATCAAGAAGGGTGTGGTGCTTGATAAGATTGCCAACATCGATGTGGCTCCCACCATCGCAAAACTCCTCGGCGTGGAAATCAAAGGTGCAGATGGCCGCGTTCTCACGGAGGTGCTGAAATGA
- a CDS encoding polysaccharide lyase 6 family protein produces the protein MKIFSPFVTPCLTLALLACDALAAAESRVAANDIAAFEAAVGAAKAGDTIILDAGEWKDATLVLKGEGSKDKPITLRAASPGAVKFTGDSSLRLAGQHLMVEGLWFHNCFPLKWDVVMFREDSKNLASHCKLRDCAITQDAETKDSKERKWVSLYGLGNVVEHCHFEGKTSKGTLLVAWLPEAAGEPPKHEILNNYFGPRPRLGKNGGEIIRLGDSDTSMQEAQCVVRGNLFEKCDGEVECISNKSCGNEYGGNSFIECQGTLTLRHGNGCLVMQNWFDGKNRKFTGGIRIIGENHTVTGNHLQNLEGDEARTAICVMNGIKDSPANGYLQVKNAVVASNSIFDCKHSVLIGYADKDVQALMPPECRFEGNSIRTRGGVAIELIEPAAKLKWMSNIIGGGESGLSVSEGITMVAPEKVSQARLAKPVNRADVGVKWMPPAAK, from the coding sequence ATGAAAATCTTTTCACCGTTCGTCACCCCCTGTCTCACGCTGGCACTTCTGGCTTGCGACGCCCTCGCGGCGGCCGAGTCACGCGTTGCTGCCAATGATATCGCCGCCTTCGAGGCTGCGGTGGGAGCTGCCAAGGCGGGAGACACCATCATCCTCGATGCCGGAGAGTGGAAGGACGCCACGCTCGTATTGAAAGGGGAGGGGAGCAAAGACAAGCCCATCACGCTGCGCGCGGCCTCTCCTGGTGCAGTGAAGTTCACCGGCGACAGCAGTTTGCGCCTCGCTGGCCAACATCTGATGGTGGAGGGATTGTGGTTTCACAATTGCTTCCCCCTGAAGTGGGATGTCGTGATGTTCCGCGAAGACTCAAAGAACCTCGCCAGCCACTGCAAGCTGCGTGATTGTGCCATCACGCAGGACGCGGAAACAAAGGACAGCAAGGAACGGAAGTGGGTCTCTCTCTATGGCCTCGGGAATGTGGTGGAACACTGCCACTTTGAAGGAAAAACCAGCAAGGGCACTCTGCTGGTAGCCTGGCTGCCAGAGGCTGCCGGTGAACCTCCGAAACATGAAATCCTGAACAACTACTTCGGCCCCCGTCCCCGGCTGGGGAAGAACGGCGGTGAAATCATCCGTCTGGGCGATAGCGATACCTCGATGCAGGAAGCTCAATGCGTGGTCCGCGGAAACCTGTTTGAGAAGTGTGATGGCGAGGTGGAGTGCATCTCCAACAAGTCGTGCGGCAACGAGTATGGCGGCAATTCGTTCATCGAGTGCCAGGGCACGCTCACCCTCCGTCACGGCAATGGCTGCCTGGTCATGCAGAACTGGTTCGACGGGAAGAATCGCAAGTTCACCGGCGGCATCCGCATCATCGGGGAGAACCACACCGTGACCGGCAACCACCTCCAGAATCTCGAAGGTGATGAGGCCCGCACGGCCATCTGCGTGATGAATGGCATCAAGGATTCCCCCGCGAATGGTTATCTTCAGGTGAAGAACGCGGTCGTGGCAAGCAACTCCATCTTTGACTGCAAACACAGTGTTCTCATCGGCTATGCGGACAAGGATGTGCAGGCGCTCATGCCTCCAGAATGTCGCTTTGAGGGAAACTCCATTCGCACGCGCGGAGGGGTGGCCATTGAGTTGATCGAGCCCGCTGCCAAGTTGAAGTGGATGAGCAACATCATCGGAGGTGGAGAGTCTGGGTTATCGGTGAGTGAAGGCATCACCATGGTGGCTCCAGAGAAGGTGTCGCAAGCCAGATTGGCCAAACCCGTGAATCGTGCAGATGTCGGAGTGAAGTGGATGCCTCCTGCGGCGAAATAA
- a CDS encoding ThuA domain-containing protein produces the protein MKLRTLFTTALLCATAAVVAPAQVTLEGKDGPGKGKKVVLLAGDEEYRSEEVMPMLAKILAEKHGFTCTVVWSIDPATGEIEPKNASNLPGMEALDQADLCIMLWRFRAPTDELMKHFADYYLAGKPIIALRTSTHAFNYPKDSKSPYAKYGWTSPEWKGGFGKNVLGETWVTHWGKHKSEATKGVIEEAAKSDPILRGVTNLFGDSDVYEAYPPADARILVRGQVLSGMTPDSKPAAYTKPRASDKATQDVNTPMMPVIWTREYKNEAGKTNKIFTSTMGAATDLKNEDLRRVVVNAAYAFTGLEVPEKANVDIIGDYAATMYGFGTNVKGKKPADYVK, from the coding sequence ATGAAACTACGCACCCTTTTCACCACTGCTCTTCTCTGTGCCACGGCTGCGGTCGTTGCGCCGGCCCAGGTCACCCTTGAAGGAAAGGACGGTCCCGGAAAAGGGAAGAAGGTCGTCCTGCTGGCGGGCGATGAAGAATACCGCTCCGAGGAAGTGATGCCCATGCTGGCGAAGATCCTCGCGGAGAAGCACGGATTCACGTGCACGGTGGTGTGGAGCATCGACCCGGCCACGGGTGAGATCGAGCCGAAGAATGCCAGCAACCTGCCCGGCATGGAAGCGCTGGACCAAGCAGACCTGTGCATCATGCTCTGGCGCTTCCGTGCGCCGACGGATGAGCTGATGAAGCACTTCGCGGACTATTATCTCGCCGGGAAGCCGATCATCGCGCTGCGCACCAGCACGCATGCCTTCAACTATCCCAAAGACTCCAAGTCCCCATACGCGAAGTACGGCTGGACCAGTCCTGAATGGAAAGGCGGCTTCGGCAAGAATGTGCTGGGCGAGACCTGGGTCACCCACTGGGGCAAGCACAAGTCCGAGGCGACCAAGGGGGTGATTGAAGAAGCCGCGAAGAGCGACCCCATCCTGCGTGGGGTGACGAATCTCTTCGGTGACAGCGATGTGTATGAGGCCTATCCCCCAGCCGATGCGAGGATCCTCGTGCGTGGCCAGGTGCTCTCCGGCATGACGCCCGACTCCAAGCCCGCCGCCTACACCAAGCCGCGTGCGAGTGACAAAGCGACCCAGGACGTGAACACCCCGATGATGCCGGTCATCTGGACCCGCGAGTACAAAAACGAAGCGGGCAAGACGAACAAGATCTTCACCAGCACCATGGGCGCTGCCACGGATCTGAAGAACGAAGACCTGCGCCGCGTGGTGGTGAATGCCGCGTACGCCTTCACCGGACTGGAAGTGCCTGAGAAGGCCAACGTGGATATCATCGGTGACTACGCGGCCACCATGTACGGCTTTGGCACGAATGTGAAGGGCAAGAAGCCAGCGGACTATGTGAAGTAA
- the hisC gene encoding histidinol-phosphate transaminase: MNVWNYANPQLKDLVSYKPGKPIEELARERGLKPEDIIKMASNENPLGPSPKAMEAMQQAMTQAHIYPDGFGFKLRDALAKKFNVGIGQIVLGNGSNEIIEFIGHAFLKPGDNIITAEHAFVVYKLMATLFGAETIEIPDPGFVHDLDAMLAAVTPQTKELFIANPNNPTGTMVTTDALERFMDKVPDHVVVVIDEAYYEFVNEPQDTMKFVREGRNVILLRTFSKIQGLAGLRIGYGIGTEDLIGVLHKTRQPFNANSIAQAGAVAGLLDEEHQNRTKQITDEGRTYFEQEFAAMGLPFVKSHANFVLVQVGDGDAVFQKMLDKGVIVRAMAEYKLPDWVRISVGTMEQNKRCIATLRGILGK, translated from the coding sequence ATGAACGTCTGGAACTACGCCAACCCTCAACTCAAAGACCTCGTCTCCTACAAGCCTGGAAAGCCCATCGAGGAGCTGGCCCGTGAGCGCGGCCTGAAGCCGGAGGACATCATCAAGATGGCCTCCAATGAGAACCCCCTCGGCCCCTCGCCGAAGGCCATGGAAGCCATGCAGCAGGCCATGACCCAGGCGCACATCTATCCGGACGGCTTCGGCTTCAAGCTCCGCGACGCCCTGGCGAAGAAGTTCAATGTCGGCATTGGCCAGATCGTGCTGGGCAATGGCTCCAACGAAATCATCGAGTTCATCGGCCACGCTTTCCTCAAGCCGGGCGACAACATCATCACCGCCGAGCACGCCTTCGTGGTGTACAAGCTGATGGCCACGCTCTTCGGCGCGGAAACCATCGAGATCCCGGACCCTGGCTTCGTCCATGACCTGGACGCCATGCTGGCGGCTGTCACGCCCCAGACCAAGGAGCTTTTCATCGCGAATCCAAACAACCCCACGGGCACCATGGTGACCACGGACGCGCTGGAGCGCTTCATGGACAAGGTGCCGGATCACGTGGTGGTGGTCATCGATGAGGCCTACTACGAGTTCGTGAATGAGCCGCAGGACACCATGAAGTTCGTGCGCGAAGGCCGGAACGTCATTCTCCTCCGCACCTTCTCGAAGATTCAGGGTCTCGCCGGCCTGCGCATCGGCTACGGCATCGGCACGGAGGATCTCATCGGCGTGCTGCACAAGACCCGCCAGCCTTTCAATGCGAACTCCATCGCACAAGCGGGTGCCGTCGCCGGCTTGCTGGATGAAGAGCACCAGAATCGCACCAAGCAGATCACGGACGAAGGCCGCACCTACTTCGAGCAGGAGTTCGCCGCCATGGGGCTCCCGTTTGTGAAGAGCCACGCGAACTTCGTGCTTGTGCAGGTGGGCGATGGCGATGCCGTCTTCCAGAAGATGCTGGACAAGGGCGTCATCGTCCGCGCCATGGCCGAATACAAGCTGCCCGACTGGGTGCGCATTTCGGTGGGCACCATGGAGCAGAACAAGCGTTGCATCGCCACGCTGCGCGGCATCCTTGGCAAGTAA
- the mnmE gene encoding tRNA uridine-5-carboxymethylaminomethyl(34) synthesis GTPase MnmE — protein MTDTIAAISTAFGEAAISVLRVSGPEAVRVGDNIFRGKSPVPELSPRMQHLGRIVDANDATVDSVLLTVFRGPASYTGEDMVEISCHGGVLVTRRIYELLLANGARAAEPGEFTQRAFLNGKLDLTQAEAVMDLIHAQSELALQAASQQLEGRLGHTAEQMREDLIHLLAHLEAYIDFPEEDIDPDTGDAMLKRMEALQSTLRSLLDTAEHGRILRSGARTVICGEPNVGKSSLLNLLTGFERAIVSPQAGTTRDTIEEVLHIHGLPFRLVDTAGLRQHTSDFIEQHGMERTRKELAQADVILEVVDGSKPQAEAHRVPIPAGREKAHVVILNKADLGIHDSWSSAPAVALSCASAQGVEALRNAMRDAVWSGAVSGNAQLVAINARHKACFERAAAALREAAETFRAGTGTEFVALHVREAMQSIGEVTGRVDVEEVLGAIFSTFCIGK, from the coding sequence ATGACAGACACCATCGCCGCCATCAGCACCGCCTTTGGCGAGGCGGCGATCAGTGTGCTGCGCGTCTCCGGACCGGAAGCCGTCAGGGTGGGGGACAACATCTTTCGCGGGAAGAGTCCCGTGCCAGAGCTGTCCCCACGCATGCAGCACCTGGGCCGCATCGTGGATGCGAATGATGCCACGGTAGACTCCGTGCTGCTCACCGTGTTCCGCGGACCCGCGAGCTACACGGGCGAGGACATGGTGGAGATCTCCTGCCACGGCGGCGTCCTCGTCACGCGCCGCATCTATGAATTGCTCCTCGCAAACGGAGCCCGCGCCGCCGAGCCGGGAGAGTTCACCCAGCGCGCTTTCCTGAATGGGAAGCTGGACCTCACGCAGGCGGAAGCGGTCATGGATCTCATCCATGCCCAGAGCGAACTGGCCCTGCAGGCTGCTTCCCAACAGCTCGAAGGAAGGCTGGGCCACACCGCAGAGCAGATGCGCGAGGACCTCATCCATCTGCTCGCGCACCTGGAGGCCTACATTGATTTCCCGGAGGAGGACATCGATCCGGACACGGGCGATGCTATGCTGAAACGCATGGAGGCGCTGCAATCCACGCTGCGCTCCCTCCTTGATACCGCCGAGCACGGACGCATCCTGCGCAGTGGCGCACGCACGGTAATCTGCGGTGAGCCCAATGTCGGGAAATCTTCCCTGCTGAATCTCCTCACTGGCTTCGAGCGTGCCATCGTGAGCCCGCAGGCAGGCACCACCCGAGATACCATTGAGGAAGTGCTACACATCCACGGCTTGCCCTTCCGCCTCGTGGATACCGCAGGCCTGCGTCAGCACACGAGCGACTTCATCGAGCAGCACGGCATGGAGCGCACGCGCAAGGAACTCGCCCAAGCGGACGTGATTCTCGAAGTGGTGGACGGCAGCAAGCCCCAAGCCGAGGCGCATCGTGTGCCCATTCCCGCTGGCCGTGAGAAGGCGCATGTGGTCATCTTGAACAAAGCCGACCTCGGCATTCATGACTCCTGGAGCAGCGCCCCTGCCGTGGCCCTCTCCTGTGCCAGCGCTCAAGGCGTGGAAGCACTCCGCAATGCCATGCGCGATGCTGTGTGGAGTGGCGCTGTGTCAGGAAACGCACAGCTCGTCGCCATCAACGCTCGCCATAAAGCGTGCTTCGAGCGTGCCGCCGCCGCGTTGCGTGAAGCCGCCGAAACCTTCCGCGCCGGAACCGGCACCGAGTTTGTCGCGCTTCATGTGCGCGAAGCCATGCAGTCCATCGGCGAAGTAACCGGTCGTGTGGATGTGGAGGAAGTGCTGGGCGCGATCTTCAGCACGTTCTGTATTGGCAAGTAA
- a CDS encoding MFS transporter: MASSASLSPLDSARKKAFWRLLPILFVSYLIAYIDRNNVAVAKLNMRDDLPWFDEAVFGLGTGLFFWGYFLLEIPGSLMVEKWSARKWICRIMVTWGIIAALTAAVTTKYEYYTVRFFLGLAEAGFFPGVIVYLTHWFPRRDRGRALSIFLVATPAAQVINPLVARLILPIGSTKMVDGVAVSQPELWGLEGWQWLYIMWGIPAVVLGVIVLFFLTDRPHQAKWLTAEEREALESELERERAETRKGKRMTILEAFSHPKVLLLTLAYFCVVTCSYGMEYFMPSIIKEWYAMDIKQLMLFIILPPTVALLAQLAGGWSSDHFKERRFHAVVPLVIGACAIFALPLTKGNVWVTVGLMMVGFAGFKGYMPAFWSLPSIFLVEAAAASSIGLINSVGNLGGFWGSYLMGKSRHDTGSYDLGLTYLSASMLCSAIIIFFLGLGKKETRSP; this comes from the coding sequence ATGGCATCCTCAGCCTCACTTTCTCCCCTCGACAGCGCACGTAAAAAGGCCTTCTGGCGTTTGCTGCCCATTCTTTTTGTCAGCTACCTCATTGCCTACATTGATCGGAACAATGTGGCAGTGGCGAAGCTGAACATGCGGGATGATCTTCCGTGGTTTGATGAAGCCGTGTTTGGATTGGGGACAGGCCTCTTCTTCTGGGGGTATTTCTTGCTGGAGATTCCCGGCAGCCTCATGGTGGAGAAGTGGAGCGCGCGGAAGTGGATCTGCCGCATCATGGTCACTTGGGGCATCATCGCAGCGCTCACGGCTGCAGTTACCACGAAATACGAGTACTATACCGTGCGGTTTTTCCTGGGTCTTGCGGAAGCTGGCTTCTTCCCCGGTGTCATCGTGTATCTCACCCATTGGTTCCCACGGAGGGACCGCGGCAGAGCCCTCTCCATTTTCCTTGTGGCGACGCCCGCCGCCCAGGTAATCAACCCTCTGGTCGCCCGGCTCATCTTGCCCATCGGTTCCACCAAGATGGTGGATGGAGTGGCCGTTTCACAACCTGAACTCTGGGGATTGGAGGGCTGGCAGTGGCTTTACATCATGTGGGGGATACCCGCCGTCGTGCTGGGGGTGATCGTTCTGTTCTTTCTCACGGACAGGCCGCATCAGGCAAAGTGGCTCACTGCTGAAGAGCGGGAGGCGCTGGAGAGTGAACTGGAGCGCGAGCGGGCTGAAACCCGGAAGGGCAAGCGCATGACCATCCTGGAGGCATTCTCCCATCCCAAGGTGCTTCTGCTCACTCTCGCGTATTTCTGCGTGGTGACCTGCAGCTACGGCATGGAGTACTTCATGCCCTCCATCATCAAGGAATGGTATGCCATGGATATCAAGCAGCTGATGCTGTTCATCATCCTGCCGCCTACGGTGGCCCTGCTGGCACAGCTTGCGGGTGGATGGAGTTCCGACCACTTCAAGGAGCGTCGTTTCCATGCGGTGGTCCCGCTGGTGATTGGGGCCTGCGCCATTTTCGCCCTGCCCCTGACCAAGGGAAATGTGTGGGTCACCGTCGGGCTTATGATGGTGGGGTTTGCAGGGTTTAAGGGCTACATGCCTGCCTTTTGGTCCCTGCCGAGCATCTTTCTGGTGGAGGCCGCGGCGGCCAGCAGTATCGGCCTCATCAATTCCGTGGGTAATCTCGGCGGCTTCTGGGGTTCCTACTTGATGGGCAAATCGAGGCACGACACCGGCTCCTACGATCTCGGGTTGACCTATCTCAGTGCCTCGATGCTTTGCTCAGCGATCATCATCTTTTTCCTGGGACTTGGGAAAAAGGAAACCAGGTCGCCGTGA